TATCCAGAGAATGTTGGTGTCAATACTAGACTATTTAAAGATGAGGATGATTTTTTTGACTATTTAAATCATTCTGCGATTTTTACTGCGGAGCGTGATGGGCAGACCTATTATTTTTATCCGATTCAGGCTAGGGACTATTTGGCTACACCTGAAATCCAAGCATTTACCCTTAATGGGGATGAGGTGTTAATTCATCCTCAGGAGGAAGATTTCCAAACTCATCGTAGTTACCAGTACCAAGACTTAACGACTCGAGGGACAGTTGAGTTTCGTAGTGTGTGTACTCAGCCGCTTGATAGGACTTTTGCTTCTGCAGCCTTTCATTTGGGCTTGTTGGTTCATTTAGACAAGCTTGAAGCTTACTTGCGAACTGCTCCATTTTTTACCACAGCTGGTCGTGATTATAAGCTTTTAAGACGACAATTTTCTAAGAAAAAACTTACAGATGAAGAAGAAGCTGCGGTTCTCGAGTTTTCTAAAGATTTACTCACCCTAGCTGAGGAAGGTCTGGAGAAGAGAGGCAAGCAAGAAATGGTTTATTTAGAGCCTTTGAAGAAAGAATTGGGATTATAATTTCTCTTATAAAGGGAGAATTTTCTGAAAAATCATGATATAATGGAAGAGACTATAGATAAAGGATAGAGATTCATGACATTAGTTTATCAATCAACGCGTGATGCCAATAATACAGTAACTGCCAGCCAAGCTATTTTGCAAGGTTTGGCGACGGATGGTGGTCTGTTTACACCACTTACTTATCCAAAGGTGGATTTGGACTTTGAAACATTAAAAGATGCTTCTTACCAAGAAGTGGCCAAATTAGTTTTATCAGCCTTTTTAGATGACTTTACGGCTGAGGAGTTGGACTACTGTATCAACAATGCCTACGATAGCAAGTTTGATACTCCAGCTATTGCGCCATTGGTGAAACTGGATGGGCAATACAACTTGGAATTGTTCCATGGTTCAACAATTGCCTTTAAGGATATGGCCTTGTCTATCTTGCCATACTTTATGACGACAGCCGCTAAAAAGCATGGTTTAGAGAACAAGATTGTCATTTTGACAGCGACATCTGGTGATACTGGAAAAGCTGCTATGGCAGGATTTGCCGATGTGCCTGGTACTGAGATTATCGTTTTTTATCCAAAAGACGGTGTCAGCAAGGTACAAGAGTTGCAAATGACTACTCAGACTGGCGACAATACTCATGTTATCGCTATTGATGGAAACTTTGATGATGCGCAAACAAATGTGAAACATATGTTTAACGATGTAGCTCTTCGTGAAAAGTTGGCTGCCAATAAACTGCAATTTTCATCAGCTAACTCTATGAATATTGGTCGCTTGGTTCCACAGGTTATTTATTATGTCTATGCCTACGCTCAGTTGGTTAAGACTGGTGAGATTGTAGCTGGTGAAAAAGTCAACTTCACAGTACCAACTGGAAACTTTGGAAATATCTTGGCTGCCTTTTATGCTAAACAAATTGGTCTGCCAGTTGGTAAATTGATCTGTGCTTCAAATGACAATAATGTTTTAACTGACTTCTTTAAAACACGTGTTTACGATAAGAAACGTGAGTTTAAAGTAACGACTAGCCCATCTATGGATATCTTAGTATCTTCAAACTTGGAGCGTTTGATTTTCCATCTTTTGGGGAATGATGCGGTTAAGACAGCTGAACTCATGAATGCTTTGAGTACACAAGGACAATATGAATTGACAGACTTT
The sequence above is a segment of the Streptococcus oralis ATCC 35037 genome. Coding sequences within it:
- the thrC gene encoding threonine synthase, with product MTLVYQSTRDANNTVTASQAILQGLATDGGLFTPLTYPKVDLDFETLKDASYQEVAKLVLSAFLDDFTAEELDYCINNAYDSKFDTPAIAPLVKLDGQYNLELFHGSTIAFKDMALSILPYFMTTAAKKHGLENKIVILTATSGDTGKAAMAGFADVPGTEIIVFYPKDGVSKVQELQMTTQTGDNTHVIAIDGNFDDAQTNVKHMFNDVALREKLAANKLQFSSANSMNIGRLVPQVIYYVYAYAQLVKTGEIVAGEKVNFTVPTGNFGNILAAFYAKQIGLPVGKLICASNDNNVLTDFFKTRVYDKKREFKVTTSPSMDILVSSNLERLIFHLLGNDAVKTAELMNALSTQGQYELTDFDAAILELFAAEYATEEETAAEIKRVYQTDAYIEDPHTAVASAVYRKYQAATGDATKTVIASTASPYKFPVVAVEAVTGKAGLTDFEALAQLHDISGVAVPPAVDGLETAPVRHKTTVAAADMQAAVETYLGL